The following nucleotide sequence is from Streptomyces bathyalis.
ACGGCTCAGGCCACGGTGCAGGAGGCACCGGGCAAGGCCGAGGCCGACAAGGACGTCAAGGAACAGGCCGCCAAGGAGGAGAAGGGTTCTGCTGCCGGCGGGGACAAGGCGTCGGGCGCGCAGGAGAAGGAGTCGCAGAAGGCCGGCGGCACCGGCTCCGCGCAGGCCGAGACCAAGGGAGCGGAGCAGCAGACCGCGGGGGCGGGCCCCGCCGACAAGGCTGACGGCAAGGACGCCGGCAAGGCTGACGGCAAGGGCGCCGACAAGGCCGCGGACAACGCCGGATCCGGTGCGGACAAGGGAGTGCAGGCCGAGGACAAGGACGGCCCTGGCTCGGACTCCAAGTCTCCGTCCGCCGCCCGGGACACCCACGTCTCCGGCCAGTCCGGCACGGACACGTCCAGCGGGGCCGGGGACACGGACAGCTCGTCCGCCGGTACGGAGGGCACTTCGGGCGGAGCCCCGGAGCAGCGTGAGGAGACGCCCTCCACCGGGAGCCGAGGTACGGGCGGCTCGACGGAGAAGCCGACGGAGAAGAGGTCCGCACCTGCCGCGTCGTCCCCCGCGAAGTCCGCCCCTGCCTCTGCCGCACCGACCGCCGCGAAGTCCGCCCCCGAGCCGAAGGCCGCACCGGAGCCGAGGGCTTCGTCGCCGAAGTCGCGGCCCGCACCCACGAGCCGCGGTGGCGGAGGCGGCGGCCGCGGTGGTGGTGGCGGTGCCGGGAGTAAGAGCGCGGGCGGCGCGAAGGGCAAGAAGAAGGCCGCGAAGGCGACCCCGAACCTGTCGAAGATGTCCCCCGAAGCGGGGCTGTCCACCGCCTCAAGTCTCAAGCCCCACCAGGCGGTTGAAGCCATGGGGGGTGTCAGCAGCGCGGTGGACCGCACGGTCGGCGACGAGCACAAGGAACTCGCCGGCTCGCCCCCCTCGATGCAGCGCCCCGCGGGCGCACCGCAGACGCTGCACGGCAAGCCCAAGTCGGACGCACCGGCCCAGTACTCCCAGGATCCGGCCCAGAAGGCCGACGCGCCCAAGGACGAGAAGGCCGAAGTCAAGGGCGAGAAGAAGCCCGAGGGCCAGATCGAGGCCGAGAAGGCGGAGGAGCCGGGCGGCTGGGACACCTTCAAGATGGCCCTGGGCTTCGGCATCGGCAAAGTCCTGAGCTGGGTCGGCTTCGAGGTGGACGCTTCGGAACTGGCTGCCAAGTTCGCCGGCCTGCCCACCAAGGACGAAGCCCTCAAGCAGGCCCAGGCCGGCAACGCCCCGGGCGTGGACATGAAGGGCGCGGCCGGCGAAAAGGCCGACGAACAGGGCGGCCATGTCGACGACAAGGGCCAGGATTCCGTCGACACGGGCCGCGACGACGCCCGCCGCAACATGGGCGAGAACCAGGTCTACCCCGACGCTCCCAAGGAGGAGATGAAGGGCAAGGTCCCCGGACAGCAAGGGGGCAAGGGCGGCAAGGGCCACGCGGGCGGGGCCAAGACGGGAGCCGTACCGCCCGAGGCGGCCTCGGAAGTCGCGGAACACGACCGCGGTCCGCAGTTCCGCAAGGCCTTCAGCGAAGGCCAGAAGGGCATGTCGAAGGAGCGGGAGACCAAGGAGAAGGACTCCCGCAAGTCCAAGGAGAAGCACAAGAGCAGCGTCGACAAAGAGGTCACGTCCAACACCAAGAGCCAGGCGGGCGAACGGGAGAAGGCGCTCAAGGACGTCGACGGTCAGCGCGAGGACTGGCGCAAGGAGCAGGACGGCGAGCTGAAGAAGCTCGGCACGAAGAAGTCCGACCGCCACGACAAGGTCCGCAAGGACGTCAAGGACAAGGAAGAGCAGACCGACAAGGACGTCGGCAAGGAGAAGGAGGGCAGCGACAAGAAGATCAAGGACGAGGGCACCAAGGCCGAGGAGAAGGCGGAGAAGAAGAAGGACGACAGCGCCAACGAGTCGGGCAACTGGGTCACGAAAGCCTTCGACTGGATCAAAGAGAAGGTCATCGAGATCAAGAACGCGATCGTCAAGGTCATCAAGGACGCTCGCGACGCGGTCATCGGCTTCATCAAGAACTTCAAGGAGACGGTCGAGCGCTGGATCAACGACGCGCGCAAGGCCATCGTCGACGCGATCAAGAACTTCATCAACGACCTGATCGAGTTCGCGAAGGCGATGGTTCGTGCCGTCATCGAACTCGCCAACCGCATACGGAAGTTCATCACCTCGCTGATCGCGGCGGCGATCGCTCTCGTCAACAAGCTCGCCCGGATGCTCAAGCAGATCGTCAAAGATCTGCTGGACGCCCTCGCCAAGCTCCTCGGCAACATCCTGAACATCCTCATGAAGGCGCTGCAGGACGTCATCAAGGCCGTCGTGGCCGCCGTGAAGACGGTTCTCGAGTACGCGTCCAAGATCCTGGGCGCCCTGGGTGAGTTCATGCTCATCGCCGTCGACTTCCTCTCCGATCCCGGCGGTTGGCTCAGCGGCGCGAAGAACTCGGCGGTGGACGGGGCGAAGAACCACCTGTTCCGCGAGGTCAAGGCGGCCGTCAAGGCGTGGTTCCAGTCCAAGATCGAGGAGATCATCGGCGTCCCGAAGGCGATCCTCGACAAGCTGCTCAAGGGCGGCTGGACCCTCGAAAGGATCGTCAAGGAGACGTGGGACGCGATTGTCCCCCAACTCCCCTTCATCATCGGCGAGATCGTCATCACGAAGGTCGTCGCCAAACTCATCCCCGGCGCCGGCTGGGTGATGGCCGTCATCGACGCCATCCGCACGGCGATCGGCGCGCTCGGCGAGATCCTGAAGGCGATGGGCGCGGTCATCAGCTGGCTGAAGGCCGTGCGCCAGGGCGGCGCGGGGATCCTGTTCGCCAAGGCGGTCGCGGCAGGCATCGTCGCACTGCTGGAGCTGGCCTACGAGGCCCTGCTGAGCGGCATCGGCAAGTACGTCTCGAAGATCGGCCGCCGCCTGAAGGCGATTGCCGCCAAGCTCGGCGGCAAGAAGGACAAGCCCGGCGGTGGCAAGAGCGGGGGCGCCGACGGCTCGGACGGCAAGGGCGGCAAGCGGAAGGAACGGGAAGAGGACCCCGACGCGGCCAAGGGGGACGCGCCGCCGCACACGGCTGGCGCGCCGGGGGCGCGGCCGGTCGGTACGAAGCCGAGGCCGGACGGGAAGTCCGGCAGCAAGCCGGACGGGAAGCCGGGCGGCAAGGCTGACGGGAAGCCGGGTGCCAAGCCGGATGGGAAACCGAGCGCGAAGCCCGGCACCAAGTCCGACGGTAAGCCGGGGTCGAAGCCTGACGGGAAGCCGGGCCTGGACAAGCCCGGCCAGAAGGGCCCGGGCAAGGACGGGGACAAGGACAGGGACGGGGGCAAGGACGAAGCCCCGGGCAAGCCGAAGCCCCGGCCGGACAAGGACGCGGACGGCAAGCCGAGCACGTCCAAGGACAAGGACGGCAAGCCGAAGTCCAAGGACGACGACAAGCCGGACACCCGTCCCACGCCGGCCCCCAAGCCCAAGCCCAAGCCGGAGTCGAAGCCGAAGCCCAAGGATGACCCGGACGCGAAGCCCAAGCCGAAGGACGACGACAAGGACGGCTCGGGCAAGCCGAAGGACGACAAGGGTGACAAGGGTTCGACGAAGCCGAAGGACGACGACAAGAGTCCGGGCAAGGATAAGAACCCGGACGAGGACGGAAAGCCCAAGTCCAAGGACGACAAGGACGGTGACGGGAAGAAGCCGAAGGGCAAGGACGACAAGGACGGCGACAGGACCAAGCCCAAGCCTGGCAAGGAGGTCCCGGGCAAGCGTCGCCCGAAGCCGGACAAGAAGGGACCCGGCAAGTCCAAGCCCCGGCCCGACAAGAGGGGTCCGGGCAAGCCCAAGTCCAAGGCGGACAAAGACAGGCGGAAGAAGGACGAGGAGTCGGACGCCGAGAAATCGAAACGTCTGGCGCTGATCATCGCGAGAATCCGGCCGATCATCAAGCGCAGGACGAAGCACGGAATGCCGGACGCCGACGTCCGTACCATGCTGGCGTCGATGCGCCGCCACTACCGGCTGAAGCGGCTTTACGGTGTGGGCGCGCCCAAAATTGAGTTGCACGCCGGACTCAGTCCGGGCCAGCGTTTCGAGGAGCTCCACCAGCAGCAGGCTCCGGTGCAGGGGCAAGAGCTCGATTTCGACGAGCAGCAGCCTGCCGAGCCGCCGCTTCCGCCTACGAAATTGCCACCGTTCAAGGACGGCCCCGAGAAGGCTCCAAGTCTCAAAGCCCATCACATCAAGAAATCAACTCCGCGAGGAACGGAGACGTTTGAGAGGCCGAAGGCGTCCCCCAAGGGGTGGGACATGGTATCGCCGCACCACAATGCCAATGGAGACTGGGTGCGCATGCACCTACTCCCGGCACCGCTGGGCGGGGAGGCCACCACATCAAACCTCGTTCCTGCGCGCCACTCACAGAACCAAGATGCTGCAAGCGCTGTCGAACATCCCGCTGCCAAATCGCTGGGCAACGTCATCCGGAACTCCAAGTGGAAGGGACAGCGACTCAACAAAATGATCTGGTACGACGTCAACGTCTCCTACTACGATGACGACGTATACCCGGGGTTCCCGAACTCTATGACCATTACTTGGGGCGGGTATGACTATCCCAGCGGTCACTGGCAGCGAGACCCGGCCACCGGCGTCTGGTCACGTGAATTTCGTCCACCGCCGCACAAGGAGGACAACTCTGCGCCTGTGGCCAATGTGAATGAGGATGATGCTCGTACCATCCACATTGCGACGGGCGTCAGCATGTACTTCACCAAGCGAATAGCCAGTATGACGGCTCCAAATCGCGGAAGAGTCAAGACCTTCTCCAACATGGCCGCTTTGACCAGGGCGCTCAACAAGGGGAAGCACCTGCGTCCGGGAGAGCTCGACGAGACTCATACGGGCGGAAGTCACAAGAACAGGCTGGAGGCTCTGATGCAGCTGAGAAGAGCCAAACGGAAGGGTCGGCTGACTTTCTAGTTGGCAGTGAGGAGGTGACACCATGGCGAACTTGAGCGCATGGGACCAGGAGTGGCTCCGAGTTCAGCGTGAACTGCGGGAGAGCGTGGGAGTAGAAGTCATCAATGAGGTCAACGAGCCCGCCTTCGCGGAGAATTCGCATAACGAAGCTGCAGACTTAAGGGACGAGGCGTCAGTTGATTCCTCCCTCTATCGGAAATCTGTCAGGATTACCAAGATCGGGAGTCAGTGGCAGACGGTGGAGCCATATCCATTCGTCACGGGCGAGTTCTACCTCACCCCCCTTACAGATGTTGTATGGAGAGATCCGCCCGATTTCACTTCCCTCTTCTACACGGAGAGAGAGGAACGTGTCGGAAAGGATCTCCGTGTCATCGATGCTTGCCCCTTCACCGGGGCTGGTTCCTTCTCCGCTATCAGATTGAGGTCAAGTGGGGGAAATCCTGAGCTCTGGTTCTCCGACCATCGCCGAGGCCTATGGAGAATGGAACTCGACTACACCACATACATGGATCTCCTTCGCCTCACCAAGGGCGTGTTCGGCTGGCAACACCTGTTCACCCGGGCTCCGCTGGGGCATGACGAATTCCAGACGACCGTGAAATGGATCACCCGCATGTTAGATGCTCTGCCACGGCTCTTCCCTGATTACGACTACTCACCTCTTCAGGAGCGTCTGGAGGCCCGGCTGTGAGCTACGCGGACATACCCCGCCCCATCCGCTCCGGCATCGTCATCCTCGACCCGGAGCGCGGCACACCGCAGCGCGTCATCGTGCTGCAGTTCAATCCGGACACCCTGGAGCGGTCGCTGCAACCGCAGTCCGCCGGCGGTGACAGCGAAGGGCAGGGCGGGGGCGACAAGAACGAGGCCCTGCGCCTCAAAGGTCCGGCCCAGGAGTCGTGGAAGTTCACGGCCGAGTTGGACTCCACCGACCAGCTGGAGGTGGCCTCACCGAACGGCATCCACCCTCAACTGGCCGCGCTGGAAATGCTGGTGCACCCCACCACGGCGCAGATCCGGGAGAACAGCAGGCTGTCGAAGAAGGGCGCGATCGAGATCAGCCCGATTGAAAAGCCGTTGACGCTGTTCACCTGGGGCAGCAAGCGCGTGATGCCGGTGCGGCTGACGGAACTGTCCGTCAACGAGTCCGCGTTCGACGTGAATCTCAACCCCATGCGGGCAGCGCTGAGCATCGGGATGAAGGTGCTGTCGGTCAGCGATCTGCCGGCCGGGCACCGCGGCGCGGAGCTGTACATGGCGCACCTTGCGCAGAAGGAGCGCCTCGCCGGCATCGCACCCGGCATCGGCATCGGCGCGCTGGGCCTGGGCGGTGCGGGCGGTCTGGGCGGCGGCACAACGTTCACCGCGAGCGGTACGAGCAGGGGCTAGGGGGAACCATGGCAGGGATCGAGCCGTACGAGAGCGCGCTGGACCGGATACCGGGCGCGCACCCGTATCCGAGCGACAGCCGGTACCACGACGCGGAGATCGGCGTGCACCGCATGCCCGACGGCACCGAAGTCCGGTACACGAAGCGGCGGTTACTGCCGCCTCTGCCGACCCAGGAGACGGACGGCGACGACCTCGCCACGCACACGGTCAGCGCGGGGGAGCGGCCCGACCTCCTCGCCCAGCGCTACTTCGGCGATCCGGGCCAGTGGTGGCGCATCGCCGACGCCAACCCGGTCTTCGATCCTGCCGAGTTGACGGACGAGCCAGGCCAGGAGATAGACATCCCCGTCCCGGGTGGCTTCCCGGGAACCGGCGGAAGCGGGGCGCCGCGTGTCTGAACAGCCCGTCGGCCGCGGTCCCGTCCATCTGGGACTGCTGATGGGGCCGAAGCTGACGAAGCCCGTACCGCCGGAGGTGACCGAGGCGCTGCTGTCGGCGCAGATCACCATGACGTCGGGTGAACGCAGCGGTTTCCAGATGGCATTCGACCTGACGAAGGGCGGCGCCATCATTCAACGGCTGCTGCCCGAGGGGTTCTTCAGCCCCCGCACGCGCGTCATCGTCACCGTCACCGTGAAGGGCACTCCCACGGTGCTGCTGGACGGCCTGATCGTGCGGCACGAGGTCGGCGCGAGCAACCAGCCCGGCCACTCCACGCTGACCGTCACCGGCGAGGACCTCACGCTGCTGATGGACCTGGAGGAGCGCACCGACCGCTTCCCCAACCTCGCCCCGTCGCAGCGCGTCGCCCGCATCCTCGGCAACTACGCCGACTACGGCATCGAACCGCGCATCATCCGCGAGCAGATACCGCAGCAGCCGCGCCAGGAGCTGCGCGTCGACTACCAGACCGGCACGGACCTCGCGTACGTCAACGACCTTGCCCGCGCCAACGGTTACACCTTCTACCTCGATCCCGGCCCCCGTCCTGGCCGCTCCACCGCGTATTGGGGCCCCGAACAGCGGCTCGGACAGAGGCAGCACGCGCTGAGCGTCAACATGGACACCGGATCCACCGTCGAGCAGCTGACGTTCGCCTACGACGGCACCGCACGCGAGGAGCCGCAGGCCCGCGTGCAGGACCCGCGCAACCGGGAGTCGCGCCTGCTGCCGCAGCGGCCCATCGATCCGCTGCGTCCGCCGCTCGGGCTGCAGCCGACGCCGGCGCTGAAGCGCAAGACCCTCGCCGGCACCGCGAAGAAGGACCCCGCGCAGGCGGAGGCCGAGGCGCTGGCCCGCGCCGCGACGTCCGCCGACGCGATCTCCGGCTCGGGCCAGCTGGACGTCACCCGGCACGGATACGTGCTGCGCCCCCGCGAACTCGTGGGCGTGCGCGGCGCGGGATGTACGTATGACGGCGACTACTACGTCAAGAGCGTCACCCACCACCTCAAGCCCGGTTCGTTCAGGCAGAACTTCACCCTCTCCCGCGAGGGCCTCATCGCCCGGAGCGACCGCGTCCGTCCTTAGCCGCCGACCCGCCCACGAAGCCACGAAGCTCAAGGAGCCCGCCGCATGGCACCCGCACAGAACAACCGCTTCCTCGGCAAGTACCGAGGCAGGGTCGTCGACAACGAGGACCCGCTGCGCATCGGCCGGATCACCGCGCAGGTGCCGGACGTGCTCGGGGACGAGGCGTCGACGTGGGCGCTGCCGTGCCTGCCGTTCACGGGCACGGCGGCGGGCCAGTTCGTGCTGCCGCAGGTGGGCGCGGGCGTGTGGGTGGAGTTCGAGCAGGGCGACCCCAGCTTCCCCATCTGGACGGGCTGTTGGTACGGCGAGGCGGCGGAACTGCCGGTGGACGTCGTCAAGGAGCTGCCGGGCAGCCACCCGGTCGTCATCGAGACCGAGGGCAAACACAAGATCGTCATGTCGGACGTGCCGGGCGGCACGGGGATTCTGCTGAAGGCGCCGGGCGGTGCGTATGTGCAGATCGACGAGAAGGGCGTCGTCATCAACAGCGGCCACGGAGCGTCCATTTCGGTCTCCGGCCGCGACGTGGACATCAACGAGGGCGGACTGACCGTACGGCGGGACGGCTGAGGGCGCGGCGCACAACCGGCCGACACAGCAACGCCGTTGAGAGCTGCCAGAACGCCGTCGAGAGAAAACCAGGGGGAGTAAACACCGTGTCCGACAACGCGGGGACCGTCTCGAGTCCCCTCACCACCGCAAGCGCGCTGCGCTGCCCGCACGGCGGCACCGTACGACCCGCGCAAGGTGCGGCGGGGCCCGTGCGCATCGCCGGTGTGCCCGTCGCGAGGGCGGGTGACGCCTTCGTCGTCACCGGCTGCCCGCACATCTCCGGCGGCCGGCCCCGCCCCTGCCTCACCGTCCGGTTCAGCCCCGGCAGCGGCGCCCGGCCCCTCTCCGGCGGGCGTCCGCTGCTGCTGAACACCACGGCCGCACAGTGCTTCTCCGCCGACCTCACGCCGCAGGGTCCGCCCGTTGTCGGCGCCGCACAGCAGGGAGTGAGCTGCCGATGAGTACGCGCAAGCCGCGCACCGACATCGCCTTCCCGTTCCGCATCGACCGCAGGGGCCGCACCGCGCACGCCCCGTACGACGAGCATGTGCGGGACCTGATCGAGCAGTTGCTGTTCACCAGTCCCGGAGAGCGTGTGATGCGGCCCGACTTCGGCTGCGGACTGCTGGACCTGGCGTTCGCGCCGAACAGTCCCGAACTCGCTGCCACCGTCGAGATGTCCGTGCAGGGCGCGCTGCAGCGCTGGCTCGGAGACCTCGTCGAGGTCGAGGGCGTCGACGTCACCGGCGAGGAGGAGACGGTGCGGGTCCGGCTCCGCTACCTCATCAGGCACGGCGCGAGCGCAACCCGCCGCGACGACCTCTTCGAAGGGAGGACAGCCGCGTGAACAGCCCCCGGCAGCAGATGATCTGCCGCACCGACACTCGGCGCGGCAGGATCCGCGCCGCGCGCCTCGGCGGAGTGGACGGGGTCGAGGTCGGCGACGACGGACGCACCCTCACCGTGACCTTCCTCGGCAAGGCCCCGCACGGCATCCGGCCCGGCAACGTCCGCATCGACGGCGGGCGCCGCATCACAGGCCTGACGGCGGAGAGGGTCAGCGTCGAGCGGGAGGAGGACCCGGAGCTCGACGACCGGCTGCTGGTCGTCCTCGACCGCACGGGTGACACCTCCCGCTACCGCCTCTCCCTCGTGGAGGAGGGCCCCGGAGGACGTCCCGGCAGCGACCCCTACCCGGGATTCGACCAGCGCTACTACAGCGCCGAGTTCCGCTTCGGCACCGACTGTCCCTCCCCGTTCGACTGTGCCGACGACGGCTGGTGCTCACCTCAGGGCGCAACGGCCGGCGGCGGCAGCGCACCGGCTCCCGTCATCGACTACACGGCCCGCGACTTCGACACCCTTCGCCAAGTCGTCCTCGACCGGCTCGCGTTGACCGCTCCCGACTGGCGCGAGCGGCATCCCGCGGGCCTCGGCACCACCCTCGTGGAGCTGCTCGCCCACACCGCGGACCGGATCAGCTACCAGCAGGACGCCGTAGCCACCGAGGCCTACCTGGACACTGCGCGGCGCCGCGTGTCCGTACGCAGGCACGTGCGGCTCATCGACTATCCGATGCACGACGGCTGCAACGCGCGGGCCTTCGTCACGCTGGAGGTGGCCGAGCCCCTCGTCCTGCACCCCGGGAGCTACCGCTTCGCCGCGATCGACTTCCGTACGCCCGGACTTCACGAGCCGCCGGCTCCCGGAACCGTTCTTGACGAGGAGGAACTCGGCGGCCTCGACGAGCGCGGTGCCGCCGAGATCTTCGAGCCCCTGGATGACCGGCCCCTGCATCTGCGCCCCGCCCACAACGCCATCCGGCTGTGGACCTGGGGCGACGAGCAGTGCTTCCTGCCCAGGGGAGCCACCTCGGCGACCCTGCGCGACGAGTGGGCCGACGACGAACACACCAGCCGGACACTCCAGTTGAGGCCCGGCGACCTGCTGATCCTGGAGGAGGTACGCGGCGCCCGCACCGGCACCCCGGGGGATGCGGACCCGGCGCACCGCCAGCCCGTGCGGCTCACCTCCGTCACCGAGTCCGTCGACGAACTGATGGGCCAGCCCGTACTGGAGGTGACCTGGGCGCAGGAGGACGCGCTCGCGTTCCCGCTGGTGCTGTCCACGCTCGGCGGCCCCGACTGCGAACTCGTCACCGACGTCACCGTGGCGCGCGGCAACACCGTTCTGGCCGACCACGGCCGCTCCCTCACCTGGAACGGGACCGTTCCGGAGACCATGGTCGTGCCGCCGGAGCCGGCGGTGCTGCCGTCCTGCGAACCGGAGTCTGGCTGCGCCGACCGGCAGGCCGGCAATCCGCCCGCCCGCCTGGTCAACTCACTTCTGCGCAAGGCGGAGCACGGCCATCAGCTCACCCCGGACGGCGTGCGCGAACTGCACGCACTCCTGGGCGCCGACGCCACCGCACGCGCCGGAATCGGTCTGGAGAACGCCGGGCTCCGCGGCGTGGGGGCACCCCCGGCCGGAGGCGGCGAGCGCGTCCACCCGGCGACCGTGCACGGACAGGCCGCGGCCCTGCGTTCCCTCCTCGCGCAGTCCGTCTACCCGGGCATCGCGCCGCGCCTGCGGCCCGTGCTGGAGAATCAGCCGGTCGTGCAGGCCGTGCCGTTTCCGGAGCCGCGGCACATCGCCGACGGACAGGCGCAGCGGCTCGCCGCCATTCCGGAGGCGGTGCGGCAGCGGCTGGCCGTCCTGTGGCAATCGGCCCGCGACCGCGACGGACTCTCCGACGACGAAATCGCGGAGCTGACAGTCCTGTTCGGGCTGCGGCTGCTGGAGCGGCTCGCCCTGAGCGAGCATCCGGTCGCCGCCCTGCGGGAGTTGCTGCACCGCAGCGAGCACCACCTCGGGGCGAAGCTGCGGCGGCTGACCGTCCTCACCGCACGGGCGCGCGCCGGCACCGTGCTGGACGGACGCATCTCCTGGGAGATCGCCCGGACCTGGGGCCCCGCCTACGCGGCCGGACTGCACCCGGACGATCCCGTACTGCACGGCGCGGCTGCCGCTGCCGTGCAGGACCCGCGCTCGGCGCTCCCCGCCGTCTTCGCCGTGAGCGACGACGTCGGCGACGACGGCGGGTCAAGGGGTCGCGCACACGTGTGGCACCCGCGCCGTGACCTGCTCGAAAGCGGCCCGTACGACCGGCACTTCACCGGTGAGCTGGAGGACGACGGACGCCTCGCCCTCCGCTTCGGCGACGGCCTGTACGGAGCCGTGCCGGAACCGGGCAGCAGGCTCGCCCTCCACTACCGCACGGGCGGCGGCACCGCGGGCAACCTCGGTGCCGAGGCAATCGGCCACCTCGTCCTGCGACGTGACCCCGACGCGGTGGACGCGGACGAGCCGATGCCCGTCGCCGGAGTGCGCAACCCGCTGCCCGCCACCGGCGGTACCGCCCCCGAACCGGTCGACCAGGTACGGCAGTTGGCGCCGCTGGGCCTGAAGCGCAACCGGCTCCGCGCGGTCACCGCCGACGACTACGCGCACCTCGCGGCGCGGGTCCCCGGCGTGCAGCGCGCGGCGGCCGAGATCCGCTGGACGGGAAGCGTCTCGGAGGCACACGTCGCCATTGACGCCTACGGCTCGGACGAGCCCACCGCGGAGCTGCTGGCCGCCGTCGAGCAGGCGCTCGAGGGCAGCCGGAGGATCGGCCACGACCTGATCGTCCGCCCCGCAAGGGCCGTTCCGCTCGACATCGCCATCACCGTGTGCGCGGCCCCCGGCCACCAGCACGGGCAGATCCTCGCGGAGCTGCGCCGCGTGCTCGGCTCCCGCCCGCTGCCCGGCGG
It contains:
- a CDS encoding eCIS core domain-containing protein → MSSTHASTDQQQAANDARRRKRKERAAKSRTPEPKDIVSGAGQPLDVGVRRELEEQLGHDLGNVRLHTDRDAGTLTDMLGADAVAVGQDIFFREGAYAPGTSEGYRLLAHELLHTVQNPYGAGPLTAGRDLGAVSLPHEAAEQEAESTAQRLMREETAGQATGGQATAESSQAVDVEQGEVTPAWMRYATVDADRMRTENLDPAGLVERLANSVVRSLRSDPEDRSKRTRRQLARLPEGLQDDVLERLETRLLSTEHDRVLDLMEEFEQSGEAETGGLAWQGSLEAPALIPDPVEELTSEREAVQRTAEEQQAREEKPAPAPGPEKGRSNNGGAAGSTPENGGPGQGGATQQRGQQQEKEPASDNGGDASSPTATGEQPTTPASRSDAAQEQQAQQQDASSSGKSQEKAGEKSGEQKQGEEKSGEKADGSGEKGEKKDGGKDGDKAQEKTEQEGAPAESKEESAARNRPGAAESLVAGKQPKQDEKDGKGKGSPDSAGGAKELPGPSSRLEGVRNQDLEGPEEGADDDPFGSGSESEVEVGGGEKSAWDVKLQPEDFLPEKDLDVSAVPTADKVDHTAAPPAMPSFPAPPVTKADKVQAERDAEDAEDEAAEEEPEEQDEAASGESTPPVETEGGPSQLADGLGLGEALGAKPGTATNDPKSGDDPKEGPVTAQATVQEAPGKAEADKDVKEQAAKEEKGSAAGGDKASGAQEKESQKAGGTGSAQAETKGAEQQTAGAGPADKADGKDAGKADGKGADKAADNAGSGADKGVQAEDKDGPGSDSKSPSAARDTHVSGQSGTDTSSGAGDTDSSSAGTEGTSGGAPEQREETPSTGSRGTGGSTEKPTEKRSAPAASSPAKSAPASAAPTAAKSAPEPKAAPEPRASSPKSRPAPTSRGGGGGGRGGGGGAGSKSAGGAKGKKKAAKATPNLSKMSPEAGLSTASSLKPHQAVEAMGGVSSAVDRTVGDEHKELAGSPPSMQRPAGAPQTLHGKPKSDAPAQYSQDPAQKADAPKDEKAEVKGEKKPEGQIEAEKAEEPGGWDTFKMALGFGIGKVLSWVGFEVDASELAAKFAGLPTKDEALKQAQAGNAPGVDMKGAAGEKADEQGGHVDDKGQDSVDTGRDDARRNMGENQVYPDAPKEEMKGKVPGQQGGKGGKGHAGGAKTGAVPPEAASEVAEHDRGPQFRKAFSEGQKGMSKERETKEKDSRKSKEKHKSSVDKEVTSNTKSQAGEREKALKDVDGQREDWRKEQDGELKKLGTKKSDRHDKVRKDVKDKEEQTDKDVGKEKEGSDKKIKDEGTKAEEKAEKKKDDSANESGNWVTKAFDWIKEKVIEIKNAIVKVIKDARDAVIGFIKNFKETVERWINDARKAIVDAIKNFINDLIEFAKAMVRAVIELANRIRKFITSLIAAAIALVNKLARMLKQIVKDLLDALAKLLGNILNILMKALQDVIKAVVAAVKTVLEYASKILGALGEFMLIAVDFLSDPGGWLSGAKNSAVDGAKNHLFREVKAAVKAWFQSKIEEIIGVPKAILDKLLKGGWTLERIVKETWDAIVPQLPFIIGEIVITKVVAKLIPGAGWVMAVIDAIRTAIGALGEILKAMGAVISWLKAVRQGGAGILFAKAVAAGIVALLELAYEALLSGIGKYVSKIGRRLKAIAAKLGGKKDKPGGGKSGGADGSDGKGGKRKEREEDPDAAKGDAPPHTAGAPGARPVGTKPRPDGKSGSKPDGKPGGKADGKPGAKPDGKPSAKPGTKSDGKPGSKPDGKPGLDKPGQKGPGKDGDKDRDGGKDEAPGKPKPRPDKDADGKPSTSKDKDGKPKSKDDDKPDTRPTPAPKPKPKPESKPKPKDDPDAKPKPKDDDKDGSGKPKDDKGDKGSTKPKDDDKSPGKDKNPDEDGKPKSKDDKDGDGKKPKGKDDKDGDRTKPKPGKEVPGKRRPKPDKKGPGKSKPRPDKRGPGKPKSKADKDRRKKDEESDAEKSKRLALIIARIRPIIKRRTKHGMPDADVRTMLASMRRHYRLKRLYGVGAPKIELHAGLSPGQRFEELHQQQAPVQGQELDFDEQQPAEPPLPPTKLPPFKDGPEKAPSLKAHHIKKSTPRGTETFERPKASPKGWDMVSPHHNANGDWVRMHLLPAPLGGEATTSNLVPARHSQNQDAASAVEHPAAKSLGNVIRNSKWKGQRLNKMIWYDVNVSYYDDDVYPGFPNSMTITWGGYDYPSGHWQRDPATGVWSREFRPPPHKEDNSAPVANVNEDDARTIHIATGVSMYFTKRIASMTAPNRGRVKTFSNMAALTRALNKGKHLRPGELDETHTGGSHKNRLEALMQLRRAKRKGRLTF
- a CDS encoding phage baseplate assembly protein V — protein: MAPAQNNRFLGKYRGRVVDNEDPLRIGRITAQVPDVLGDEASTWALPCLPFTGTAAGQFVLPQVGAGVWVEFEQGDPSFPIWTGCWYGEAAELPVDVVKELPGSHPVVIETEGKHKIVMSDVPGGTGILLKAPGGAYVQIDEKGVVINSGHGASISVSGRDVDINEGGLTVRRDG
- a CDS encoding GPW/gp25 family protein, producing the protein MSTRKPRTDIAFPFRIDRRGRTAHAPYDEHVRDLIEQLLFTSPGERVMRPDFGCGLLDLAFAPNSPELAATVEMSVQGALQRWLGDLVEVEGVDVTGEEETVRVRLRYLIRHGASATRRDDLFEGRTAA